One part of the Theropithecus gelada isolate Dixy chromosome 5, Tgel_1.0, whole genome shotgun sequence genome encodes these proteins:
- the TLR6 gene encoding toll-like receptor 6 — protein MTKDKEPVVKSFNFVCLMIIIVGTRIQFSDGSEFAVDQSKRGLTHVPKDLPLKTKVLDMSHNYIAELQVSDIRFLSELKVLRLSHNKIQLLDLSVFKFNQDLEYLDLSHNQLQKISCHPIMSFRHLDLSFNDFKALPICKQFGNLSQLNFLGLSAMKLQKLDLLPIAHLHLSYILLDLRNYYIKENETESLQILNAKTLHLVFHPTSLFSIQVNISVNTLGCLQLTNIKLNDDNCQVFIKFLLELTRGPTLLNFTLNHIETTWKCLVRVFQFLWPKPVEYLNIYNLTIIESIQEEDFTYSKTTLKALKIEHITNQVFIFSQTALYTVFSEMNIMMLTISDTPFIHMLCPHAPSTFKFLNFTQNVFTDSIFEKCSTLVKLETLILQKNGLKDLFKVGLMTKDMPSLEILDVSWNSLESGRHKENCTWVESIVVLNLSSNTLTDSVFRCLPPRIKVLDLHNNKIKSIPKQVIKLEALQELNVAFNSLTDLPGCGSFSSLSVLVIDHNSVSHPSADFFQSCQKMRSIKAGNNPFQCTCELREFVKNIEQVSSEVVEGWPDSYKCDYPESYRGTPLKDFHMSELSCNITLLIVTIGATMLVLAVTVTFLCIYLDLPWYLRMVCQWTQTRRRARNVPLEELQRNLQFHAFISYSEHDSAWVKNELVPYLEKEGMQVCLHERNFVPGKSIVENIINCIEKSYKSIFVLSPNFVQSEWCHYELYFAHHNLFHEGSNNLILILLEPIPQNSIPNKYHKLRALMTQRTYLQWPKEKSKRGLFWANIRATFNVKLTLVTENNDVKS, from the coding sequence ATGACCAAAGACAAAGAACCTGTTGTTAAAAGCTTCAATTTTGTTTGCCTTATGATCATAATAGTTGGAACCAGAATCCAGTTCTCCGACGGAAGTGAATTTGCAGTAGACCAGTCAAAAAGAGGTCTTACTCATGTTCCAAAAGACCTACCGCTGAAAACCAAAGTCTTAGATATGTCTCACAACTACATAGCTGAGCTTCAGGTCTCTGACATACGCTTTCTGTCAGAGTTGAAAGTTTTGAGACTTTCCCATAACAAAATCCAGCTACTTGATTTAAGTGTTTTCAAGTTCAACCAGGACTTGGAATATTTGGATTTATCTCATAATCAGTTGCAAAAGATATCCTGCCATCCTATTATGAGTTTCAGGCATTTAGATCTCTCATTCAATGACTTCAAGGCCCTGCCCATCTGTAAGCAATTTGGCAACTTGTCACAACTGAATTTCTTGGGGTTGAGTGCTATGAAGTTACAAAAATTAGATTTACTGCCAATTGCTCACTTGCATCTAAGTTACATCCTTCTGgatttaagaaattattatataaaagaaaatgagacagaaagtctACAAATTCTGAATGCAAAAACACTTCACCTTGTTTTTCACCCAACTAGTTTATTCTCTATCCAAGTGAACATATCAGTTAATACTTTAGGGTGCTTACAACTGACTAATATTAAATTGAATGATGACAACTGTcaagttttcattaaatttttattagaactCACCAGAGGTCCAACCTTACTGAATTTTACCCTCAATCACATAGAAACAACTTGGAAATGCCTGGTGAGAGTCTTTCAATTTCTTTGGCCCAAACCTGTGGAATATCTCAATATTTACAATTTAACAATAATTGAAAGCATTCAGGAAGAAGATTTTACTTATTCTAAAACGACATTGAAAGCATTGAAAATAGAACATATCACGAACCAAGTTTTTATCTTTTCACAGACAGCATTGTACACCGTGTTTTCTGAGATGAACATTATGATGTTAACCATTTCAGATACACCTTTTATACACATGCTGTGTCCTCATGCACCAAGCACATTCAAGTTTTTGAACTTTACCCAGAATGTTTTCACAGatagtatttttgaaaaatgttccacGTTAGTTAAATTGGAGACACTTATCTTACAAAAGAATGGATTAAAAGACCTTTTCAAAGTAGGTCTCATGACTAAGGATATGCCATCTTTGGAAATACTGGATGTTAGCTGGAATTCTTTGGAATCTGGTAGACATAAGGAAAACTGCACTTGGGTTGAGAGTATAGTGGTGTTAAATTTGTCTTCAAATACACTTACTGACTCTGTTTTCAGATGTTtacctcccaggatcaaggtacttgatcttcacaacaataaaataaagagcatTCCTAAACAAGTCATAAAACTGGAAGCTTTGCAAGAACTCAATgttgctttcaattctttaacCGACCTTCCTGGATGTGGCAGCTTTAGCAGCCTTTCTGTATTGGTCATTGATCACAATTCAGTTTCCCACCCATCAGCTGATTTCTTCCAGAGCTGCCAGAAGATGAGGTCAATAAAAGCAGGGAACAATCCATTCCAGTGTACCTGTGAGCTAAGAGAATTTGTCAAAAACATAGAGCAAGTATCAAGTGAAGTGGTAGAGGGCTGGCCTGATTCTTATAAGTGTGACTACCCAGAAAGTTATAGAGGAACCCCACTAAAGGACTTTCACATGTCTGAATTATCCTGCAACATAACTCTGCTGATCGTCACCATCGGTGCCACCATGCTGGTGTTGGCTGTGACTGTGACCTTCCTCTGCATCTACTTGGATCTGCCCTGGTATCTCAGGATGGTGTGCCAGTGGACCCAGACCCGGCGCAGGGCCAGGAATGTACCCTTAGAAGAACTCCAAAGAAATCTCCAGtttcatgcatttatttcatATAGTGAACATGATTCTGCCTGGGTGAAAAATGAATTGGTACCTTACCTAGAAAAAGAAGGTATGCAGGTTTGCCTTCATGAGAGAAACTTTGTTCCTGGTAAGAGCATTGTGGAAAATATCATCAACTGCATTGAGAAGAGTTACAAGTCCATCTTTGTTTTGTCTCCCAACTTTGTCCAGAGTGAGTGGTGCCATTATGAACTCTACTTTGCCCATCACAATCTGTTTCATGAAGGATCTAATAACCTAATCCTCATCTTACTGGAACCCATTCCACAGAACAGCATTCCCAACAAGTACCACAAGCTGAGGGCTCTGATGACGCAGAGGACTTATTTGCAATGGCCCAAGGAGAAAAGCAAACGTGGGCTCTTTTGGGCTAACATTAGAGCCACTTTTAATGTGAAATTAACACTAGTCACTGAAAACAATGatgtgaaatcttaa